ACCTTCAGCAGGGTGGCCCGGCCGCAGTCGCCGACGACCGTGACGTCGAAGAGGCCGTCGTCGGGGACGGCGCCCGGGCAGATGCGCATGCCGCCGCCGTAGGAGGAGCCGTTGCCGACGGCCACCAGCGTGGCCTCGGTGTCGATCACGGGGCCGTCGTCGAGGGTGATGCGGTACGGGAACGGCCGGAAGGCGGCCAGTTCCGCGATCATCGCGAGGTCGTACTTGAAGCGGCCCGCCGGCAGCCGCATCCGGTTGCCGCGGTCGTTGACCTTCGAGTCGAAGCCGGAGCACAGCACGGTCCCGTACCAGGTGCCGGCCGCGCGCCCGAGGTCGATCTCCCGGATCCGGCCCTCCTTGAGCGCCTCGGCGGCCGTCCGCCCCGCCCGTGCGGGATCCCGTACGGGCAGTCCGACGGCCCGCGCGAAGTCGTTGCCGGTGCCCACGGCGACCACGCCGAGCGGTACGCCGGTGCCCGCGAGCGCCTGGAGGGCCAGCGAGACCATGCCGTCGCCGCCGACCGCGACGACGGCGCCGGCGCCCTCGCGGACGGCGGCCGTCAGCCGGGCCAGCGCGTCGGGGGCGTCGGAGCCCACCAGGGTCCGCACGGAGAATCCGGCTTCCCGCAGAGCGGAAGCGGCCGGCTGCGCGGCGTGCGCGCCCCGGCCGCGGCCCGCGGTGGGATTGACGAAAAGGGTGACCTCGTAGCTCACCCCCGGGAATGTACCGGAGCCCCCGCCCGGGCCTCCGGCGCCCCGGGGGCCTCCCGGCGGCGGCCGGGGGCGTACCTGTCAGGTCGCGTCGTCGTACCCGTTGATCCGCTGCCGTCCGCCGTCGTCCTGGCCGGGCAGCGCGGCGGGTGCCTGGGCGGCTTCCACCCGGCCGATCGGCTCGGGGGTGAGGTCGAGCCGGGAGGCCTCGTCGTCGTCCAGCCCCGCGTCGGGGTCGTTGCGGCGACGGCGGCGGTCGTTGAGGAGGCAGAGACCGACGGCCGCGAAGTAGAGGGCCACGATGGGCAGGGCCAGCGCGAGCATGGTCGGCGGGTCACCGGTGGGCGTGGCGAAGGCGGCGAAGACGGTGATGCCGAGGACCATGCCCCGCCACCAGCCGGCGAGCCGCTTGCCCGTGAGCACTCCGGTGAAGTTCAGCAGGATCAGCAGCAGCGGCAGCTCGAAGGCCAGGCCGAAGACGATCACCATGCGGGTGACCAGGTCGAGGTAGTCGTCGACCGGGAGCAGGTTGCGCGCGTGGTCGGGGGTGAACTCCAGCATGATCGTCGCGGTCTGCGGGAGGATCTTGTACGCGAGTACGGCGCCGGCCAGGAACAGCGGCGCGCCGACCGCGACGAAGCTCCGCGCGTACTTCTTCTCGTGGCTGTGCAGCCCGGGCGCGGCGAACGCCCACAGCTGGTAGAGCCACACCGGCGCGGAGAGCACCACGCCGGCCATCAGGGAGACCTTCAGGGCGATCGAGAACGCCGAGATCAGGCCGTTCACGGTCATGTCGGCGCAGGGGCGCCCGTTGCGCTGGGTCACCACCCCGTTGGTGCAGCCGACGGAGTCCAGCATCGGCTTCAGCAGGAAGTTGATGATGTCCCGGTAGAAGAAGGCCGCGACGATCGTGATCACGAGGATCGCGAGGACCGACTTCAGCAGGCGGTTACGCAGTTCACGCAGGTGCTCGACGAGAGGCATGCGCCCTTCGGCGTCCTTTGCCTTCCGTTCTCGTTTCTCCTGCTTGCGGGCAGACTTGAGCAACCCACGTCCCTTGTCTCGTTGCAGATGACTGGCGTGAAGGGCGTCGGTCAGCCCTGGGCGGTGCGGTTCGGCTCGCTGACCGGCCGGGAGCTGGTGACGTCACCGGGCGCGGCCTGGATGGTGCGCGGGGCGGCCGGCTGCTGCGCGGACTGGTCGGCCGGGGCGGCGGCCGCGTCGTCGGCCTCGCCGTCCTTCTTCATGGCCTTGGCCTCGCTCTTGAGGATGCGGGCCGACTTGCCGAGGGAGCGGGCCATGTCGGGGAGCTTCTTGGCGCCGAACAGCAGGATGATCACGCCGACGATGACGAGGATTTCCCAACCCCTGAGGTTGCCCATAGGTTTATTCCTTTTCTCCGAGGTTCGCAGCACATCGGCACGGGCGCCTAGGACTGTCTCTACGAGGATCGTAACCCCCGGGGGTAAACGCCCGGCAATCCCCCGGCATACCCCGTCCTGCGTCCTGG
This DNA window, taken from Streptomyces sp. TN58, encodes the following:
- a CDS encoding diacylglycerol kinase, which translates into the protein MSYEVTLFVNPTAGRGRGAHAAQPAASALREAGFSVRTLVGSDAPDALARLTAAVREGAGAVVAVGGDGMVSLALQALAGTGVPLGVVAVGTGNDFARAVGLPVRDPARAGRTAAEALKEGRIREIDLGRAAGTWYGTVLCSGFDSKVNDRGNRMRLPAGRFKYDLAMIAELAAFRPFPYRITLDDGPVIDTEATLVAVGNGSSYGGGMRICPGAVPDDGLFDVTVVGDCGRATLLKVFPQVYRGGHVSHPKVSVHRARKVTLEAPGLTAYADGEPLGALPVTAECVPGAIRLLT
- the tatC gene encoding twin-arginine translocase subunit TatC; translation: MLKSARKQEKRERKAKDAEGRMPLVEHLRELRNRLLKSVLAILVITIVAAFFYRDIINFLLKPMLDSVGCTNGVVTQRNGRPCADMTVNGLISAFSIALKVSLMAGVVLSAPVWLYQLWAFAAPGLHSHEKKYARSFVAVGAPLFLAGAVLAYKILPQTATIMLEFTPDHARNLLPVDDYLDLVTRMVIVFGLAFELPLLLILLNFTGVLTGKRLAGWWRGMVLGITVFAAFATPTGDPPTMLALALPIVALYFAAVGLCLLNDRRRRRNDPDAGLDDDEASRLDLTPEPIGRVEAAQAPAALPGQDDGGRQRINGYDDAT
- the tatA gene encoding Sec-independent protein translocase subunit TatA produces the protein MGNLRGWEILVIVGVIILLFGAKKLPDMARSLGKSARILKSEAKAMKKDGEADDAAAAPADQSAQQPAAPRTIQAAPGDVTSSRPVSEPNRTAQG